A stretch of Perognathus longimembris pacificus isolate PPM17 chromosome 1, ASM2315922v1, whole genome shotgun sequence DNA encodes these proteins:
- the Dennd6b gene encoding protein DENND6B isoform X2 — MEAPESARPRPAGGDPSPAEPAFPGRAAPAPAAPWERFSAWLECVCVVTFDLELGQALELVYPSDFQLTDKEKSSICYLSFPDSHSGCLGDTQFSFRMRQCGGQRSPWHADDRHYNSRAPVALQREPAHYLGYVYFRQVKDSSVKRGYFQKSLVLVSRLPFVRLFHSLLSLIAPEYFEKLAPCLEAVCNEIDQWPAPVPGQTLNLPVMGVVIQVRIPSKVDRLESSPPKQCNQENLLPAPMVLASVHELDLFRCFRPVLTHVQMLWELMLLGEPLVVLAPSPDMSSELVLALTSCLQPLKFCCDFRPYFTVHDSEFKELTTRTQAPPNVVLGVTNPFFIKTLQHWPHILRIGEPKMSGDLPKQIKLKKPSRLKTLDTKPGLYTSYMAHLHRDKALLKRLLKGVHKKRPWDAQSALLRQRLLELTQSFIIPLEHYMTSLMPLQKSVTPWKSPPQIRPFRQDEFLRSLEHAGPQLTCILKGDWLGLYRRFFKSPHFDGWYRQRHKEMAQKLEALHLEAICEANIEAWMKDKSEVEVVDLVLKLREKLVRAECHQLPVKEATLQRAQLYIKTVISSLPKDLQTVLCPP; from the exons ATGGAGGCGCCGGAGagcgcccggccccggccggcCGGCGGCGACCCGAGCCCCGCGGAGCCCGCATTCCCGGGCCGCGCCGCGCCGGCCCCGGCGGCGCCTTGGGAGCGCTTCTCGGCCTGGCTGGAGTGCGTGTGCGTGGTCACTTTCGACCTGGAGCTGGGCCAGGCTCTGGAG CTGGTGTACCCAAGTGACTTCCAGCTCACCGACAAGGAG AAAAGCAGCATCTGCTACCTGTCCTTTCCTGATTCCCATTCAG gctgtctcgGAGACACTCAGTTCAGTTTTCGCATGCGTCAGTGTGGAGGGCAAAGGAGTCCCTGGCATGCCGATGACAGGCACTACAACAGCAGGGCCCCTGTGGCACTGCAG agggagcCAGCACACTACCTTGGCTACGTGTACTTCAGGCAGGTGAAGGATAGCTCTGTGAAGAGGGGCTACTTCCAGAAG TCTTTGGTGTTGGTGTCCCGTTTGCCTTTTGTCCGGCTGTTCCATTCTCTGCTAAGCCTGATTGCTCCAGAGTACTTTGAGAAGCTAGCACCCTGCCTGGAAGCAG TTTGTAATGAAATTGATCAGTGGCCAGCCCCTGTTCCTGGGCAGACCTTGAATCTACCTGTCATGGGAGTTGTCATCCAG GTGCGCATCCCGTCCAAAGTGGACCGTCTAGAATCCAGTCCTCCAAAGCAGTGTAACCAAGAG AACCTCCTGCCAGCCCCCATGGTCCTTGCCAGTGTCCATGAACTGGACCTGTTCAG GTGCTTCCGGCCTGTGCTAACCCATGTGCAGATGCTGTGGGAGCTCATGCTTCTTGGGGAGCCCCTTGTAGTTCTGGCACCCTCACCTGACATGTCTTCAGAGCTGGTGCTGGCCCTGACAAG CTGCTTGCAACCCCTCAAGTTCTGCTGCGACTTCCGCCCCTACTTCACCGTCCATGACAGTGAATTCAAGGAACTCACAACACGCACACAGGCCCC accAAACGTGGTCCTGGGAGtcacaaaccctttctttatCAAAACACTCCAGCACTGGCCCCATATCCTCAGAATTGGGGAGCCCAAGATGTCAG GGGACCTTCCTAAGCAGATCAAGCTGAAAAAGCCCTCCAGACTCAAGACCCTGGACACCAAGCCAG GCCTTTACACCTCGTACATGGCTCACCTCCACCGGGACAAGGCACTCCTCAAACGACTGCTCAAG GGGGTTCATAAGAAACGACCTTGGGATGCACAGAGTGCCCTGCTGAGGCAGCGCCTCCTAGAGCTCACTCAGAGCTTCATCATTCCCCTG GAGCACTACATGACCAGCCTCATGCCACTGCAGAAGAGCGTCACGCCCTGGAAG AGTCCCCCCCAGATCCGCCCCTTCCGCCAGGATGAATTCCTGCGTAGCCTGGAGCATGCTGGACCCCAGCTCACCTGCATCCTCAAGGGCGACTGGCTAGGCCTCTACAG GCGGTTTTTTAAGTCACCACATTTTGATGGCTGGTACCGGCAACGGCACAAAGAGATGGCTCAGAAGCTGGAAGCCCTGCATCTGGAGGCAATTTGTGAGGCG AACATTGAGGCCTGGATGAAGGACAAGTCAGAGGTGGAGGTAGTGGACTTGGTCTTGAAACTTCGGGAGAAGCTG GTGCGGGCAGAGTGCCACCAGCTCCCTGTGAAGGAGGCAACACTGCAGCGGGCACAGCTGTACATCAAGACTGTCATCTCCTCCCTGCCCAAGGACCTACAGACTGTTCTGTGCCCTCCCTAG
- the Dennd6b gene encoding protein DENND6B isoform X1, which produces MEAPESARPRPAGGDPSPAEPAFPGRAAPAPAAPWERFSAWLECVCVVTFDLELGQALELVYPSDFQLTDKEVGPGSQEWVYPSSELTLTGFCVFQKSSICYLSFPDSHSGCLGDTQFSFRMRQCGGQRSPWHADDRHYNSRAPVALQREPAHYLGYVYFRQVKDSSVKRGYFQKSLVLVSRLPFVRLFHSLLSLIAPEYFEKLAPCLEAVCNEIDQWPAPVPGQTLNLPVMGVVIQVRIPSKVDRLESSPPKQCNQENLLPAPMVLASVHELDLFRCFRPVLTHVQMLWELMLLGEPLVVLAPSPDMSSELVLALTSCLQPLKFCCDFRPYFTVHDSEFKELTTRTQAPPNVVLGVTNPFFIKTLQHWPHILRIGEPKMSGDLPKQIKLKKPSRLKTLDTKPGLYTSYMAHLHRDKALLKRLLKGVHKKRPWDAQSALLRQRLLELTQSFIIPLEHYMTSLMPLQKSVTPWKSPPQIRPFRQDEFLRSLEHAGPQLTCILKGDWLGLYRRFFKSPHFDGWYRQRHKEMAQKLEALHLEAICEANIEAWMKDKSEVEVVDLVLKLREKLVRAECHQLPVKEATLQRAQLYIKTVISSLPKDLQTVLCPP; this is translated from the exons ATGGAGGCGCCGGAGagcgcccggccccggccggcCGGCGGCGACCCGAGCCCCGCGGAGCCCGCATTCCCGGGCCGCGCCGCGCCGGCCCCGGCGGCGCCTTGGGAGCGCTTCTCGGCCTGGCTGGAGTGCGTGTGCGTGGTCACTTTCGACCTGGAGCTGGGCCAGGCTCTGGAG CTGGTGTACCCAAGTGACTTCCAGCTCACCGACAAGGAGGTAGGTCCTGGCTCTCAGGAGTGGGTGTACCCCAGCAGTGAGCTGACCCTCACTGGGTTCTGTGTGTTTCAGAAAAGCAGCATCTGCTACCTGTCCTTTCCTGATTCCCATTCAG gctgtctcgGAGACACTCAGTTCAGTTTTCGCATGCGTCAGTGTGGAGGGCAAAGGAGTCCCTGGCATGCCGATGACAGGCACTACAACAGCAGGGCCCCTGTGGCACTGCAG agggagcCAGCACACTACCTTGGCTACGTGTACTTCAGGCAGGTGAAGGATAGCTCTGTGAAGAGGGGCTACTTCCAGAAG TCTTTGGTGTTGGTGTCCCGTTTGCCTTTTGTCCGGCTGTTCCATTCTCTGCTAAGCCTGATTGCTCCAGAGTACTTTGAGAAGCTAGCACCCTGCCTGGAAGCAG TTTGTAATGAAATTGATCAGTGGCCAGCCCCTGTTCCTGGGCAGACCTTGAATCTACCTGTCATGGGAGTTGTCATCCAG GTGCGCATCCCGTCCAAAGTGGACCGTCTAGAATCCAGTCCTCCAAAGCAGTGTAACCAAGAG AACCTCCTGCCAGCCCCCATGGTCCTTGCCAGTGTCCATGAACTGGACCTGTTCAG GTGCTTCCGGCCTGTGCTAACCCATGTGCAGATGCTGTGGGAGCTCATGCTTCTTGGGGAGCCCCTTGTAGTTCTGGCACCCTCACCTGACATGTCTTCAGAGCTGGTGCTGGCCCTGACAAG CTGCTTGCAACCCCTCAAGTTCTGCTGCGACTTCCGCCCCTACTTCACCGTCCATGACAGTGAATTCAAGGAACTCACAACACGCACACAGGCCCC accAAACGTGGTCCTGGGAGtcacaaaccctttctttatCAAAACACTCCAGCACTGGCCCCATATCCTCAGAATTGGGGAGCCCAAGATGTCAG GGGACCTTCCTAAGCAGATCAAGCTGAAAAAGCCCTCCAGACTCAAGACCCTGGACACCAAGCCAG GCCTTTACACCTCGTACATGGCTCACCTCCACCGGGACAAGGCACTCCTCAAACGACTGCTCAAG GGGGTTCATAAGAAACGACCTTGGGATGCACAGAGTGCCCTGCTGAGGCAGCGCCTCCTAGAGCTCACTCAGAGCTTCATCATTCCCCTG GAGCACTACATGACCAGCCTCATGCCACTGCAGAAGAGCGTCACGCCCTGGAAG AGTCCCCCCCAGATCCGCCCCTTCCGCCAGGATGAATTCCTGCGTAGCCTGGAGCATGCTGGACCCCAGCTCACCTGCATCCTCAAGGGCGACTGGCTAGGCCTCTACAG GCGGTTTTTTAAGTCACCACATTTTGATGGCTGGTACCGGCAACGGCACAAAGAGATGGCTCAGAAGCTGGAAGCCCTGCATCTGGAGGCAATTTGTGAGGCG AACATTGAGGCCTGGATGAAGGACAAGTCAGAGGTGGAGGTAGTGGACTTGGTCTTGAAACTTCGGGAGAAGCTG GTGCGGGCAGAGTGCCACCAGCTCCCTGTGAAGGAGGCAACACTGCAGCGGGCACAGCTGTACATCAAGACTGTCATCTCCTCCCTGCCCAAGGACCTACAGACTGTTCTGTGCCCTCCCTAG